TTCTTCAAATTCTCGACGCGGACATTGGCAATGGCTTCCTTGGAGTATAGCCCCATGGATATCGCGTTCTGCCATTTGCCGTCGCGTACCACGGTTACATCTTTAATCCCTTTTGCCTGTAATTCGGTCACCTTGTTGTCGGCATCTTCTTTGGTTCTGAGCGGTGGGTAGTACACCCAGTAAGGGCCGCCGTGGGTAGCCGCATCTTCCGAGCTAAGCCGATCGCCAAGTTTTAGGCGGTTCAGGCGGATTTGCGCATCTTCGACGCGGTTGATCGCGATCGGCCCCCATGCTATGCATACGCCAGGAATCACCGGTTTGGCTTCGGGCGCAGGATTTTCCGGTTCAGGCGGTGTGGCTGATTCGGCGCTGGCTGGTGCGGCATCAGCGACCGTGGCAGCGGTTTTCGCTGCATCTGCTGTTGCGACGACAGGGGCAGGTGCTGGTTCAGGTTCGGCTTTAGCGGGCAGGGCAGGCTCAGTGACTATGCGGATTTTTTCCGGATTCAGTTCGGCAGGGGCGGGTTGCGGTGCAGGCTGGCCCCACTGTATCCAGGCAAAGGTGACTAAATTGAGCAGCAGTAGTAATAAAACCAGTAGTCTCAAGCGAATACCTCTTGGGCAATAATATGTAATCCGGTGAGTACCAGATTGTCCTCTAAACGTACGGGAAGCGAAAGATGCGGTGCCAATAAATCGGCATCGCCGCCATTCAGCCAGATTTGTACGGGTTGTTGCGTGCGTTGTTGCAGTGTTGCGGCCATATGCTCAATCGCGCCAATGAGTGCCAACTGGCAGCCGCTGGTAATGGCATCGGCAGTGGTGCCGGGAAAATTGGCAAATGTGCCGGTGCTGACTTTCAGTTGCGCAGCGTTCTGTGTGAGTGCTGAGCGCATGAGCTGGTAGCCGGGGGCAATGATGCCGCCCAGGAATTCGCCGGCATGCAGCGCATCCACAGTAAGTGCTGTACCCGCGCCGACAATTAGCGCTGTGCTGGCACCAAGCTGGTGAGCAGCGATTAAAGCCGCCCAGCGGTCGCTACCGAGCTGGCTCGGTTGTTCGTAGTGATTACTTACTCCGCATTGCCGGGGTGTGGCATGAATGGTGTTGGCGGCAGGAAAGCTTGCGGCGATGGCGAGGCCGACAGATGCACCGGCGACATTGCTGACGATGATGTGATCTGCAGAAGAGATGTGTGTCGGCAATAAACCGATTTCGTCGTGGGCAAGATAGCCGCGCTGCTGCCACTGTTGGCCGTCGTGCAGCCCCCATTTGATGCGTGTATTGCCAGCGTCGATAGCGAGT
Above is a window of Sulfuriferula thiophila DNA encoding:
- a CDS encoding SPOR domain-containing protein; translation: MRLLVLLLLLLNLVTFAWIQWGQPAPQPAPAELNPEKIRIVTEPALPAKAEPEPAPAPVVATADAAKTAATVADAAPASAESATPPEPENPAPEAKPVIPGVCIAWGPIAINRVEDAQIRLNRLKLGDRLSSEDAATHGGPYWVYYPPLRTKEDADNKVTELQAKGIKDVTVVRDGKWQNAISMGLYSKEAIANVRVENLKKLGIAAHIEARGKAARTFTLSNLSADEHDKIRKIQAEFGGPVLKKTACKTP
- a CDS encoding type III pantothenate kinase; translated protein: MNLLAIDAGNTRIKWGLHDGQQWQQRGYLAHDEIGLLPTHISSADHIIVSNVAGASVGLAIAASFPAANTIHATPRQCGVSNHYEQPSQLGSDRWAALIAAHQLGASTALIVGAGTALTVDALHAGEFLGGIIAPGYQLMRSALTQNAAQLKVSTGTFANFPGTTADAITSGCQLALIGAIEHMAATLQQRTQQPVQIWLNGGDADLLAPHLSLPVRLEDNLVLTGLHIIAQEVFA